A genomic window from Populus nigra chromosome 7, ddPopNigr1.1, whole genome shotgun sequence includes:
- the LOC133699968 gene encoding membrane-anchored ubiquitin-fold protein 2-like, translated as MAGVQDQLEIKFRLADGSDIGPKTFPAATSVATLKENILAHWPKEKENGPRTLKDVKLISAGKILENNRTVGECQSPLCDIPGGVTTMHVVVHPSSVEKEKKAANQPRQSKCVCVIL; from the exons ATGGCTGGGGTGCAAGATCAGTTAGAGATCAAGTTTCGATTGGCGGATGGATCGGATATTGGTCCCAAAACCTTTCCTGCTGCTACAAGTGTTGCAACCTTGAAGGAAAATATTCTTGCCCACTGGCCTAAAG AAAAGGAGAATGGTCCAAGGACATTGAAGGATGTCAAGTTAATAAGTGCAGGAAAAATACTGGAAAACAACAGAACTGTAGGGGAATGCCAAAGCCCACTGTGTGACATCCCTGGTGGGGTTACAACCATGCATGTTGTTGTTCATCCATCTTCTGTAGAGAAAG AGAAGAAAGCGGCAAACCAACCAAGGCAAAGCAAATGCGTTTgtgttatattataa